In Candidatus Pelagibacter ubique HIMB140, a single window of DNA contains:
- a CDS encoding invasion associated locus B family protein — translation MRLLLTFIFIFVFNLNFTHAEQSEEKVPTVTTKQFRDWTLRCVTENKKQKCEIVQFLQVKNLNLQFTVVYSEFLNNKNELKELINIITPLGVNVQRPASINFHKGTAVNLPFIKCEVVGCIISISNDTTDPAIESLFKQIKEAMKKSIYFEILVDGFREKPFLIKSSLQGFEDALTEFEKQKN, via the coding sequence ATGAGATTATTACTAACTTTTATATTTATATTCGTATTTAATTTAAATTTTACTCATGCAGAGCAAAGTGAAGAAAAAGTACCAACTGTTACTACAAAACAGTTTAGAGATTGGACTTTGCGATGTGTTACTGAAAACAAGAAACAAAAATGTGAAATTGTACAATTTTTACAAGTTAAAAATTTAAATCTACAATTTACAGTAGTGTATTCTGAATTTTTAAATAATAAAAATGAGTTAAAAGAATTAATTAATATAATCACTCCATTAGGTGTTAATGTTCAAAGACCTGCATCAATAAATTTTCATAAAGGAACTGCTGTTAATTTACCTTTCATAAAATGTGAAGTTGTTGGATGTATAATATCAATTTCAAATGATACTACCGATCCTGCGATAGAGAGTCTTTTTAAACAAATTAAAGAAGCAATGAAAAAATCAATCTACTTTGAAATTTTAGTTGATGGATTTAGAGAAAAGCCATTTTTAATTAAATCTTCATTACAAGGTTTTGAAGATGCGCTTACTGAATTTGAAAAACAAAAAAATTAA
- a CDS encoding LysR family transcriptional regulator: MSNQEFLNPKFLKYFITVADTGSILSASSSLNVAQPSITRSVQIIENSLGKKLFIRTKKGVTLTKEGEIFYMNAKSILAFNDKVIENIKSIEFDDDSKNNDQITFGIPSTLTYSHKQNILWLIKKNNPKVRIKVIESDSFEMINLVEKNKIDFAISCIKFSNDNIDKVNLYEDPFCVAFYKGHQFQDIKEVSIDMVRKEKNYIFRNTCEFFYYDYLKNKGSFPDFKEIQKNIKKRKQENNDRDVVFTDSDTTAASCIKSGLGVAIIPESVAIDHKLLFTRINKPQMNRDILFIQNKNNKKNINTTNEALKNALWL, from the coding sequence ATGAGTAATCAAGAGTTCTTAAACCCTAAGTTTTTAAAGTATTTTATAACTGTTGCAGATACTGGAAGTATATTATCTGCAAGTTCGAGTTTAAATGTTGCTCAACCTTCAATTACAAGATCTGTACAAATTATTGAAAACAGTTTGGGTAAAAAATTATTTATCAGAACAAAAAAAGGAGTCACTTTAACCAAAGAAGGTGAAATTTTTTACATGAATGCCAAATCAATTTTGGCGTTCAATGATAAAGTTATAGAAAATATAAAATCTATAGAATTTGATGATGACAGTAAAAATAATGATCAAATTACTTTTGGTATTCCAAGTACTCTTACCTATTCCCATAAACAAAATATACTTTGGTTAATTAAAAAAAATAATCCTAAAGTAAGAATAAAAGTTATTGAGAGTGATAGTTTTGAAATGATTAATCTAGTTGAAAAAAATAAAATTGATTTTGCAATAAGTTGTATCAAATTTTCAAATGATAATATTGATAAAGTCAATTTATATGAAGATCCGTTTTGTGTTGCCTTTTATAAGGGACACCAATTTCAAGATATTAAAGAAGTCAGTATTGATATGGTTCGAAAAGAAAAAAATTATATCTTTAGAAATACTTGTGAATTTTTTTACTATGATTATTTAAAGAATAAAGGTTCCTTCCCAGACTTTAAAGAAATCCAAAAAAATATTAAAAAAAGAAAGCAAGAAAATAATGATAGAGATGTTGTTTTTACTGATAGTGATACAACAGCAGCCTCTTGTATTAAAAGTGGTTTAGGGGTCGCAATAATTCCTGAAAGTGTAGCAATTGATCATAAACTTTTATTCACTAGAATAAATAAACCTCAAATGAATAGAGATATTTTATTTATTCAAAATAAAAATAATAAAAAAAATATTAATACAACCAATGAAGCTTTAAAAAATGCTTTATGGTTATAA
- a CDS encoding AAA family ATPase, whose translation MNEDLEKNLNEINKLPGLKRVKEEVKNLLAFLENSKDRKEQGLGDAMPLTYHLIFSGNPGTGKTTVARLLANIYRDLGIIAGGKLIEVTRSDLVVAEKGKTAERAADKFNEAIDNVLFIDEAYTLSNKKDPNDNGQEAIDELLKFMEDYRDRLIVIVAGYETNMKEFIASNAGLASRFKRNIIFENYNDLELYQIFYKLCRDNKYMIANDASSTIKNTCKKIIEITGDKYSNARDLRRFFESCIQIQSVRLNKKESKTKLDLMMIKKEDIENTINNFS comes from the coding sequence ATGAATGAAGATCTTGAAAAAAATCTAAACGAAATAAACAAATTACCTGGGTTAAAAAGAGTAAAGGAAGAGGTGAAAAACTTATTAGCTTTTCTTGAAAATTCTAAAGATAGAAAAGAACAAGGCTTAGGGGATGCAATGCCACTAACATACCATTTAATTTTTTCTGGTAATCCAGGAACTGGAAAAACTACAGTGGCTAGACTTTTGGCTAATATTTATAGGGATTTAGGAATTATTGCTGGAGGAAAACTTATAGAAGTGACCAGAAGTGATTTGGTGGTAGCAGAGAAAGGTAAAACAGCAGAAAGAGCAGCTGATAAATTTAATGAAGCAATAGACAACGTATTATTTATTGATGAGGCGTATACTTTATCAAATAAAAAAGATCCAAATGATAATGGTCAAGAAGCAATTGATGAATTGCTAAAGTTTATGGAGGATTATAGAGATAGACTGATAGTGATTGTTGCTGGTTATGAAACTAATATGAAAGAATTTATAGCTTCAAATGCCGGTCTAGCATCTAGGTTCAAAAGAAATATAATTTTTGAAAATTATAATGATTTAGAATTATACCAAATTTTCTATAAGCTTTGCCGTGATAACAAATACATGATTGCCAATGATGCAAGCAGTACAATTAAAAATACTTGTAAAAAAATTATAGAAATAACTGGCGATAAGTATTCTAATGCTAGAGATTTAAGAAGATTTTTTGAAAGCTGTATTCAAATCCAATCGGTGAGATTAAATAAAAAAGAGAGTAAAACTAAGTTAGATCTAATGATGATTAAAAAAGAAGATATTGAAAATACAATCAATAATTTTTCTTAA
- a CDS encoding autotransporter-associated beta strand repeat-containing protein — MLREFNKNIQFAKKFFLFFFLIIFFLIKQSLADTVTISKDDTVNSDLDTDTFGVGERTYNVLNGFTFTINGSLSGGVDLTKAGAGVIELNGDNSGHSADWVLSAGTMEVGSDNAFGGNIIYIDGGTLSSNNTSAREVSDNIVIRANTTLGNSTNNGTLTLSGPVSIINDKWTITSESNNTISGSLNLGSQNQTFNTATGVTSTISGNISSGALSKSGDGVLVLSGTNSHSSSTVKGGTLTVSGSLSDSSYVQVDSGATYDVNSSDTISYFSGAGTVDIASSTTLTTNSSLNSSFSGIIQGSGGLTKSGNGIRTLSGNNTYTGATTINSGTFTVTGALSDSTAVSIASGATYDVDSTDTIASIEGAGNIDIASSQTLTAGDSNNKTLSGVISGGGNFTKAGSGTLTLSGTNTYTGNTTISAGILDIQGQLESGNYDGAISNSGQLKINSSSNQTLAGIISGTGTLAKTGSGTLTLTGTNTYSGQTTIEGGTVVASNSSSLGATPGSVTNNNIVLNNGTLQTTNSFSIGSNKGIMVVGSGGTINTNASTTLTYGGVISQTGPLTKTGDGTLTLSGANTYTGATTVSAGTLNVTGTLSDDTAITVSSGATYDVDASDTIKSIDGAGTIDIASGQTLTAGDATNKTFSGVIQGSGGLTKTGTGTLTLSGTNTYTGDTTISEGGITLQGQLESGNYDGVIANSGTLTVDSSSNQTLAGVISGTGALNKSGSGTLTLSGTNTYSGSTTITNGTISVSSSANLGATPGSVDGDNIIFNGGTLSATNDFTLGANKGITLTGNGTIDVASSNTMTFDGIITDSGNLTKSGSGTLVLGGANQNDGTITVNAGILEISDQYSLGSSSGGTVVADGASLKITDAITITNESLTLNGSGVSNGGALQAANTSGTITLTGSTTTLGSDTTINIDDGNLTFGGRITAGANNYDLTIIGGDGTIRPSGGLVLNSGTLTMSATGTFFAENSSTYSGGTTVTAGAIQYGNNDAFGTGAITMTGGKFYTSDASDFTIDENLNLQGSITLGNSGDSNTITFSGTNTLTGNTTASIDSAVSMAAIDDGSNTYNLIKSGSGTLTLTGSNGYDGTTTISAGTLTVTGTLDNNTAVTVSSGATYDVDASDTISSLAGAGTIDIASSQTLTAGDSNDKTLSGVISGSGSLTKAGSGTQTLSGTNTYTGATTVSAGTLTVTGSLSDSTAVSVASGAVYDVDASDTVASINGAGNIEIASSQTLTFGDGNNKTLSGVISGSGGLTKAGSGTQTLSGNNTFSGSTTINTGTLTVSGTLSDSTAVTVASGAVYDVDASDTIASVSGAGNIEIASSQTLTAGDSNDKTLSGVISGSGGFTKAGSSTYTLSGTNTYTGNTNINSGTLTVSGTLSDSTAISVASGAVYDVDASDTVASIEGAGNIEIASSQVLTAGDTNNKTVSGVISGSGGLTKAGSGTLTLSGTNTYSGNTTISAGTIDISGQLNSGSYAGNISNSGTLTFSSSNNQTLSGTLSGSGDLNKSGSGDLTLTGTNTFTGDTTLTAGTLYVGTASDGSNTIIPRDISVEGGTLSGGGVIGRNVTFSSTAGTLAPGNSIGTLTITGNLTLSADDTTNIEFNSTTADKIVINGNTVLAGTISLYPEDTTYSDVTHTIVDASGGGTFNGTFSTETMNNESNLNDATWDIVYDTSAKTVSLQITEAASTCNINCTTTVSSSKDIAKVFDNATSGTLKDVKDVLDSATVSSVNTELDKLKGTVIATSSIQSNTNHNYFNRAVANTTSLSNTTFVTNFTSTANELTLASLQDQGLYGDKKRYSEYYDYSDVSVLGFIKNNKNKSFFERFESDDSASFLRTFGTNTKRDNIGEGYTGYNSDTTGILFGEQFKKDDINFDGYSIGISKTDTTYNDNYGDAEIYSMHASMFKQIDDEDYAFNLLGSAFVSKTNSNRNVSVFGTSVDDKYKSDFYDVGLNLEAQHIAKYDFNGYKISPSAKINYSYIFKGDTKETGGDLALSVDNEDLFIIKPEVGISVSKNFSEKNNKLSQLELAAFVSRDYFIEGTENKARFASGSTFNHDLPRDKEDYYSLGVGYNFLNKENNTSLMANAFLLENTKEDISSNIFSITFRKFFGEFAKGRIPSVIAKKDIPIKSDQDQNDNEKQTKVVSKKDPPIKSEKGLEQNNKVVLSDKEIGKDETIIATFPDQNINEDIKEDVKDKIKNFEKNIEIVLKENPTKEEVEEIYISLNNEILKSSKRDLTLNDVYNNLFANCYAIEKNLKRLVNYYNKLQLYQILDKCSQLKDPKIHLIANRLHDIQMDERSAIERLYSRYLKILSYIPIVTFIALIILFYEIIRRFVAYRYNSRV, encoded by the coding sequence ATGTTGAGGGAATTTAATAAAAATATTCAATTTGCAAAAAAATTTTTTTTATTTTTTTTCTTAATTATATTTTTTCTTATTAAACAATCTCTTGCTGACACAGTTACTATTTCTAAAGATGATACAGTTAATAGTGATCTTGATACAGATACTTTTGGTGTAGGGGAAAGAACTTACAATGTCTTAAATGGATTTACATTTACAATTAATGGTTCTCTTAGTGGAGGAGTTGACCTTACAAAAGCTGGAGCAGGTGTAATAGAGCTTAATGGAGATAATAGCGGTCATAGTGCAGACTGGGTTTTATCTGCAGGTACAATGGAAGTAGGTAGTGATAATGCTTTTGGTGGAAACATTATTTATATAGATGGTGGGACATTAAGCTCTAATAATACATCTGCAAGAGAAGTAAGTGATAACATTGTAATTAGAGCAAATACTACTTTAGGTAACTCGACAAACAATGGAACATTAACTTTATCAGGCCCAGTTTCAATCATAAATGATAAATGGACCATAACCTCTGAAAGTAATAATACAATTTCAGGAAGTTTAAATTTAGGTTCACAAAATCAAACATTTAATACTGCTACTGGTGTAACTTCGACTATTTCAGGAAATATAAGTAGTGGAGCTCTAAGTAAATCTGGAGATGGAGTTTTAGTTTTAAGTGGTACAAATTCACACTCTTCTTCAACTGTAAAAGGTGGAACTTTAACTGTCTCAGGTTCGTTAAGTGATAGTAGTTACGTTCAAGTAGATAGTGGTGCAACTTACGATGTAAACTCAAGTGATACAATTAGTTATTTTAGTGGTGCAGGAACTGTTGATATAGCTAGTTCTACAACATTAACTACCAATTCTTCTTTGAACTCCTCTTTCAGCGGTATAATTCAAGGTTCCGGTGGTCTTACTAAATCAGGAAATGGCATAAGAACATTAAGTGGAAATAATACATATACTGGAGCAACAACTATTAATTCTGGGACTTTTACAGTAACAGGAGCTTTATCTGATAGCACTGCAGTTAGTATCGCTTCAGGTGCAACTTATGATGTGGATTCAACTGATACAATTGCATCAATCGAAGGAGCAGGTAACATTGATATAGCATCTTCACAAACATTAACAGCTGGAGATAGTAATAATAAAACTTTATCAGGTGTTATCTCAGGAGGAGGAAATTTTACTAAAGCAGGATCTGGAACTCTTACATTAAGTGGAACAAATACTTATACAGGAAATACTACAATTTCTGCTGGTATTCTTGATATACAAGGACAATTAGAAAGCGGGAATTATGATGGAGCAATTTCTAACTCTGGTCAATTAAAAATTAATTCATCATCAAATCAAACTTTAGCTGGAATAATTTCAGGTACTGGAACTTTAGCTAAAACTGGTTCAGGAACACTTACACTTACAGGAACAAATACTTATAGTGGCCAAACAACAATTGAAGGCGGAACTGTAGTTGCTTCAAACTCATCTAGTTTAGGAGCAACACCTGGATCTGTTACAAATAACAACATAGTTTTAAATAATGGAACACTTCAAACTACAAACTCTTTTTCAATAGGTTCAAATAAAGGAATTATGGTTGTTGGTAGTGGAGGAACAATTAATACTAATGCATCAACAACATTAACCTATGGTGGTGTAATTAGTCAAACTGGTCCTTTAACAAAGACTGGTGATGGAACCTTAACTTTAAGTGGAGCAAATACATATACAGGTGCAACAACAGTCAGCGCTGGAACATTAAATGTTACAGGAACCTTATCTGACGATACAGCAATTACAGTTTCATCTGGAGCTACTTATGATGTTGATGCTAGCGATACAATTAAATCTATAGATGGAGCTGGAACAATTGATATTGCAAGTGGTCAAACATTAACAGCAGGGGATGCTACAAACAAAACTTTCTCAGGTGTCATTCAAGGATCGGGAGGACTTACAAAAACTGGAACTGGCACATTAACTCTTAGTGGAACAAATACATATACTGGTGATACAACTATTTCCGAAGGAGGTATTACACTTCAAGGTCAGCTTGAAAGTGGAAATTATGATGGTGTAATTGCAAATTCAGGAACTTTAACAGTAGATTCATCATCTAACCAAACTTTAGCAGGTGTGATTTCAGGAACTGGTGCTTTAAATAAATCAGGTAGTGGAACTTTAACTCTTTCAGGTACAAATACCTATTCTGGTTCAACAACTATTACAAATGGAACTATTAGTGTTTCAAGTTCAGCTAATTTAGGAGCAACGCCAGGTAGTGTAGATGGAGATAATATAATTTTTAATGGTGGAACTTTAAGTGCTACAAATGATTTTACTTTAGGTGCGAATAAAGGAATTACGTTAACTGGTAATGGCACAATTGATGTAGCATCATCCAATACAATGACCTTTGATGGTATCATTACAGATTCTGGTAATTTAACTAAATCTGGAAGTGGTACTTTAGTCTTGGGTGGAGCTAATCAGAATGATGGAACAATTACAGTAAATGCAGGTATTCTAGAAATATCAGATCAGTATTCATTAGGGTCATCAAGTGGTGGAACAGTTGTTGCAGATGGTGCAAGTTTAAAAATAACTGATGCAATTACGATTACTAATGAGAGCTTAACATTAAATGGAAGTGGTGTGAGTAATGGTGGCGCTTTACAAGCAGCAAATACTTCTGGAACAATTACATTAACAGGTAGCACTACTACTCTTGGTTCAGATACTACGATAAATATAGATGATGGAAATTTAACATTTGGTGGTCGTATAACTGCTGGAGCCAACAATTATGATTTAACTATTATAGGTGGCGATGGAACAATAAGACCATCAGGTGGATTAGTATTGAATTCTGGAACTTTGACAATGTCAGCAACTGGTACTTTTTTTGCAGAGAACAGTAGTACTTATTCTGGAGGAACTACAGTTACTGCTGGTGCTATTCAGTATGGAAATAATGATGCTTTTGGTACAGGCGCTATCACAATGACTGGAGGTAAATTTTATACGTCAGATGCAAGTGATTTTACAATTGATGAAAATTTAAATTTACAGGGTTCAATAACTTTAGGAAATAGTGGAGATAGCAATACAATTACCTTTTCAGGAACTAATACTCTAACTGGAAATACTACAGCTAGTATTGATAGTGCTGTATCAATGGCAGCAATTGATGATGGATCAAACACTTATAATTTAATTAAATCTGGAAGTGGAACTTTAACTTTAACTGGATCAAATGGTTACGACGGTACTACTACCATCAGTGCTGGAACTTTAACTGTAACAGGAACTCTTGACAACAATACAGCAGTAACGGTTTCAAGTGGCGCTACTTATGATGTTGACGCAAGCGATACTATATCATCATTAGCTGGAGCAGGTACAATTGATATAGCAAGTTCACAAACATTAACTGCTGGAGATAGTAATGATAAAACTTTGTCGGGAGTAATATCAGGTTCTGGAAGTTTAACAAAAGCGGGATCAGGAACTCAAACTTTAAGTGGCACAAATACTTATACAGGCGCCACAACAGTTAGTGCTGGAACTCTAACTGTTACAGGATCATTGTCAGATAGTACTGCTGTTTCTGTTGCTTCTGGTGCGGTATATGACGTAGATGCAAGTGATACGGTAGCTTCGATTAATGGTGCGGGTAACATTGAAATTGCTAGCTCACAAACTTTAACTTTTGGTGATGGAAATAATAAAACTTTATCTGGTGTAATATCAGGCTCTGGTGGATTAACTAAAGCTGGCTCAGGAACTCAAACTTTAAGTGGCAATAACACATTTTCTGGCTCAACAACTATAAATACTGGAACTTTAACTGTTTCAGGAACTTTATCAGATAGTACTGCTGTAACCGTTGCTTCAGGTGCGGTTTATGACGTAGATGCGAGTGATACTATTGCATCTGTAAGTGGTGCTGGAAACATTGAAATCGCGAGCTCTCAAACACTTACGGCTGGAGATAGTAATGATAAAACTTTATCAGGTGTGATAAGCGGTTCAGGTGGTTTTACTAAAGCTGGATCAAGCACTTATACTTTAAGTGGAACAAATACTTATACAGGTAATACAAATATTAATTCAGGAACTTTAACTGTTTCAGGGACTTTATCAGATAGTACCGCTATTTCCGTTGCTTCTGGTGCAGTATATGATGTTGATGCAAGTGACACTGTAGCTTCAATTGAGGGAGCTGGAAATATTGAAATAGCAAGTTCACAAGTTCTAACTGCTGGTGACACAAATAATAAAACTGTTTCTGGTGTAATATCAGGATCTGGTGGATTAACAAAAGCTGGTTCTGGAACTCTTACTTTAAGTGGAACAAATACTTATTCAGGAAATACAACTATTTCAGCTGGTACAATTGATATAAGCGGACAATTAAACAGTGGATCGTACGCTGGTAACATATCAAATTCTGGTACACTAACTTTTAGTTCTTCAAATAATCAAACTTTATCCGGAACATTATCTGGTTCAGGAGATTTAAATAAATCTGGTTCAGGTGATTTAACTTTAACAGGAACAAATACTTTCACCGGAGATACAACATTAACCGCAGGCACTCTATATGTAGGAACAGCAAGTGATGGATCAAATACCATTATTCCAAGAGATATTAGTGTAGAAGGAGGTACATTAAGTGGAGGTGGTGTTATAGGGCGTAATGTTACATTTTCATCTACCGCAGGTACTTTGGCACCAGGAAATAGCATAGGCACTCTTACTATAACTGGTAACTTAACGCTATCTGCAGACGATACTACAAACATAGAATTTAATTCAACAACAGCAGACAAGATAGTAATTAATGGAAATACAGTGCTTGCAGGAACTATTTCTTTATATCCTGAAGATACCACTTACTCAGATGTGACACATACAATTGTAGATGCTTCTGGCGGTGGAACATTTAATGGAACTTTTTCAACAGAGACAATGAACAACGAGAGTAATCTTAATGATGCTACTTGGGATATTGTCTATGATACTTCGGCTAAAACTGTTTCTTTACAAATTACTGAAGCAGCTAGTACATGTAACATAAATTGCACGACAACAGTTTCATCATCAAAAGACATTGCAAAAGTTTTTGATAATGCAACTAGTGGAACATTAAAAGACGTAAAAGATGTTTTGGATAGCGCAACAGTTTCTTCAGTAAATACAGAATTAGATAAATTAAAAGGAACTGTTATTGCAACATCATCTATTCAATCAAATACTAATCATAATTATTTTAATAGAGCTGTTGCTAATACTACGTCTCTTTCAAATACAACCTTTGTAACAAATTTTACTTCAACAGCTAATGAGCTCACTTTAGCATCATTACAAGATCAAGGTTTATATGGAGATAAAAAAAGATACAGTGAATACTATGATTATAGTGATGTATCTGTTTTAGGTTTTATAAAAAATAATAAAAATAAATCATTTTTTGAAAGGTTTGAGTCAGATGATAGTGCTTCATTTTTGAGAACTTTTGGAACAAATACTAAAAGAGACAACATTGGTGAAGGCTACACGGGATATAATTCTGATACGACAGGAATATTATTTGGAGAACAATTTAAAAAAGACGATATAAATTTTGATGGTTACTCAATAGGAATTTCAAAAACAGACACAACTTACAATGATAATTATGGTGATGCAGAAATTTATTCAATGCATGCATCAATGTTTAAGCAAATTGATGATGAAGATTATGCATTTAATTTGTTAGGTAGCGCTTTTGTCTCTAAGACCAACAGCAATAGAAATGTATCAGTATTTGGAACCTCTGTAGATGACAAATATAAATCTGACTTTTATGATGTTGGTTTAAATTTAGAAGCTCAGCATATAGCAAAGTATGATTTTAATGGTTATAAAATATCTCCATCTGCCAAAATAAACTACAGTTATATTTTCAAGGGAGATACAAAAGAAACTGGTGGTGATTTAGCATTATCAGTTGATAATGAAGATCTTTTTATTATCAAACCTGAGGTTGGAATTTCAGTATCAAAAAACTTTTCAGAAAAAAATAATAAATTAAGCCAGTTGGAATTAGCAGCTTTTGTATCTAGAGACTACTTTATCGAAGGAACAGAAAACAAAGCGAGATTTGCATCTGGTTCTACTTTTAATCACGACTTACCAAGAGATAAGGAAGACTATTATTCTTTAGGGGTAGGGTACAATTTTCTTAATAAAGAGAATAACACAAGCCTTATGGCTAATGCATTTTTGTTAGAAAATACAAAAGAAGACATCAGCTCCAATATTTTTTCAATAACATTTAGAAAATTCTTTGGTGAATTTGCAAAAGGAAGAATACCAAGTGTGATCGCAAAAAAAGATATACCTATAAAATCTGATCAAGATCAAAATGATAATGAGAAACAAACTAAAGTTGTTTCAAAAAAAGATCCTCCTATAAAATCTGAGAAAGGTTTGGAGCAGAATAATAAAGTTGTATTGAGTGATAAAGAAATAGGAAAAGATGAAACTATTATCGCAACTTTTCCTGATCAAAATATAAATGAAGATATTAAAGAAGATGTTAAAGATAAAATCAAAAATTTTGAAAAAAATATTGAAATAGTTTTAAAAGAAAATCCAACAAAAGAAGAAGTAGAGGAAATATATATCAGTTTAAACAATGAAATCCTTAAGTCATCTAAAAGAGATCTTACTTTAAACGATGTTTATAATAACTTATTTGCAAATTGTTATGCAATTGAGAAAAATCTAAAAAGATTAGTTAATTACTATAACAAATTACAACTATACCAAATATTGGATAAATGTTCTCAATTAAAAGATCCTAAAATACATTTAATTGCAAACAGATTGCATGATATTCAAATGGATGAAAGATCTGCAATTGAAAGGTTATATTCAAGATATCTTAAAATTTTAAGTTACATTCCAATTGTAACTTTTATAGCATTAATAATTCTTTTCTATGAGATTATTAGAAGATTTGTTGCTTATAGATATAATTCAAGAGTTTAA
- a CDS encoding putative zinc-binding metallopeptidase, translating to MRVFVVLVLIIFFQNKVYAGNITAEVKKSYKERTEFVKKYISTIKENRKTNKKFKGSIVESVSGRLYTRWGSLSQYELDQKALKDCKNDGGVDCLVRFRTLKKNPKYNRLARYNNSKKSLKVLGKYIKSKKITSTKEISILVSEENYREDTFYCAKTKSNHKDETNFISKAIEIYPISFLRNSGLRYVMICEDVVEDSLGYALAGLAPGHVDKSPGVFYLNLSSFKKFKNPKTKKKWLQKTFHHEFYHIIDSSMSLNQLDQEWERINETDYTDEPLLDGSGIDTSVAGFISKYARYNSAEDKAELFTFMITQHKDFKKAIAKDKILAKKTKLMISRLKKVSPEINKNFWKNLN from the coding sequence ATGAGAGTTTTTGTCGTTCTTGTCTTAATTATATTTTTTCAAAATAAAGTATATGCAGGTAATATTACTGCTGAAGTAAAAAAATCTTACAAAGAGAGAACAGAATTTGTAAAAAAATATATATCCACAATAAAAGAAAATAGAAAAACAAACAAAAAATTTAAAGGTAGTATTGTAGAGTCTGTTTCAGGTAGATTGTATACTAGATGGGGATCTTTATCCCAATATGAATTAGATCAAAAAGCTTTAAAAGATTGCAAAAATGATGGTGGGGTTGACTGTTTGGTTCGGTTTAGAACATTAAAGAAAAATCCTAAATACAATAGATTAGCAAGATATAACAATTCAAAAAAAAGTTTAAAAGTTTTGGGTAAATACATCAAATCAAAAAAGATAACTTCTACAAAAGAAATTTCAATTCTAGTTAGTGAAGAAAACTATAGAGAAGATACATTTTACTGTGCAAAAACCAAATCTAATCATAAAGATGAAACTAATTTTATTTCAAAAGCAATTGAAATTTATCCAATTAGTTTTCTAAGAAATTCTGGTTTAAGATATGTTATGATATGTGAAGATGTAGTAGAAGATTCACTTGGTTATGCTCTTGCTGGTCTAGCGCCAGGTCATGTTGATAAATCCCCAGGAGTATTTTACTTAAATTTATCTTCTTTCAAAAAGTTTAAAAATCCAAAAACTAAAAAAAAGTGGTTACAAAAAACATTTCATCATGAATTCTATCATATAATTGATTCATCTATGTCTTTGAACCAGCTTGATCAAGAATGGGAAAGGATCAATGAAACAGATTATACAGATGAACCTTTGTTAGATGGCAGCGGAATAGATACTTCAGTTGCGGGATTTATATCAAAATATGCTAGATATAATTCAGCAGAAGATAAAGCCGAACTATTCACTTTTATGATAACTCAACATAAAGATTTTAAAAAAGCCATTGCTAAAGACAAAATATTAGCAAAAAAAACAAAATTAATGATTTCAAGACTTAAAAAAGTTTCACCAGAAATAAATAAAAATTTTTGGAAAAATTTAAATTAA